In the genome of Terriglobia bacterium, the window CTTGTGCCTCTTGTGCTTCTTGTGTTCCTTCCCCCTAACACCCCGCTCTGGTGCGTTCGCTACAGCCTCTGAGGAAAGTCATGAAGAAGATATATACATCCAGCGCCGGCGACCAGTTCCTGACGTAATACAGATCATGCCGGAGGCGCTCTTCGAGACTCGTTAAACCCCGCCAACCGTGGATCTGCGCATAGCCTGTAAGGCCGGGACGAACGATTTGCCGTACTTCGTATTCAGGATACTGCTGGCGGAATTCGCACGTAAATTCCGGCCGTTCCGGCCGTGGTCCGACAAAACTCATCTCGCCACGCAGAATATTCCACAATTGAGGCAATTCATCGAGACCCAGCCGGCGGAGATAGTAGCCGGCGCGAGTGCATCGCGGGTCGCGGGGAACCGACCAGATCGGACCGAGATCCCGTTCCGCAGCTTCCTGCATCGTGCGAAATTTGATAATCGTGAATAGCCTGCCGCCGAGTCCCACGCGCACCTGCCGGTAAAACACGGCGCCGCCGTCGGCCGCGCGGACGATCACAGCGATTACGACGAACAGCGGAGCCAGAACGACAAGCGCAACCGCCGCACCGATGCAATCGCCGGCACGCTTCAGGGCGCCGCCGGAACCGGTGACGGAGCTATGCTGG includes:
- a CDS encoding sugar transferase, with the protein product MRTKFETSFPAGWKLRPGFEPAETEATFSQHSSVTGSGGALKRAGDCIGAAVALVVLAPLFVVIAVIVRAADGGAVFYRQVRVGLGGRLFTIIKFRTMQEAAERDLGPIWSVPRDPRCTRAGYYLRRLGLDELPQLWNILRGEMSFVGPRPERPEFTCEFRQQYPEYEVRQIVRPGLTGYAQIHGWRGLTSLEERLRHDLYYVRNWSPALDVYIFFMTFLRGCSERTRAGC